A region of Candidatus Zixiibacteriota bacterium DNA encodes the following proteins:
- a CDS encoding 2-oxoacid:acceptor oxidoreductase subunit alpha — protein MKANKENVLTGSHYLDGNHATAEGAIAAGCKFFAGYPITPSTEIAERVARRFPLIGGVFIQMEDELASMNAILGAAWGGAKTMSCTSGPGFSLMMENFGLGIMLETPCVLVNVQRGGPSTGLPTLPGQADMMQARWGSHGDYEVIALAPDSPQESFELAVHAFNLSEKYRMPILIMSDECVGHMTEKVIIPPAEDIDLVERRFTDKPPGEAWPFEWSKELIPPMLPVGKGYKFHITGLTHDERGYPVINAEAHEKNVRHLIDKVKKNVDDIIWLEERDMEDAEVVVIGYGISSRVMQPAITKARKEGMKVGQIKMVTVWPFPEKRIRELAGKVKALIMVEMNYGQVFLEMDRCAAGKCRTYLVGHAGGTVHKPENIYNTIKEAVK, from the coding sequence TTGAAAGCCAATAAGGAAAATGTTCTAACCGGTTCTCACTATCTTGATGGGAATCATGCCACAGCCGAAGGGGCGATCGCGGCCGGATGCAAGTTTTTTGCCGGTTATCCGATTACTCCCTCCACCGAAATTGCCGAGAGGGTTGCACGGCGGTTCCCTCTTATCGGGGGCGTCTTTATTCAGATGGAGGATGAGTTGGCCAGCATGAATGCCATCCTTGGGGCCGCCTGGGGTGGGGCAAAAACGATGAGCTGCACTTCGGGGCCGGGATTCTCTTTAATGATGGAGAATTTCGGGCTGGGAATTATGCTCGAAACCCCCTGTGTCCTGGTGAATGTGCAGCGGGGCGGCCCATCGACAGGTCTGCCCACCCTTCCCGGTCAGGCCGACATGATGCAGGCCCGCTGGGGTTCGCACGGCGACTACGAGGTAATCGCCCTGGCTCCGGATTCGCCTCAGGAATCATTTGAACTGGCGGTTCACGCCTTCAATCTTTCCGAAAAATACCGGATGCCGATATTGATCATGTCCGATGAATGCGTGGGGCACATGACAGAGAAAGTAATTATACCGCCCGCCGAGGATATCGACCTGGTCGAAAGGCGCTTCACCGACAAGCCTCCGGGTGAAGCCTGGCCGTTCGAGTGGTCCAAGGAACTAATCCCGCCGATGCTGCCGGTCGGCAAGGGGTACAAATTCCATATCACCGGATTAACCCATGATGAAAGAGGGTATCCTGTTATCAACGCCGAAGCTCATGAAAAGAATGTTCGTCACCTGATCGATAAGGTCAAGAAAAATGTCGACGACATTATCTGGCTGGAAGAAAGGGATATGGAAGATGCCGAAGTCGTGGTGATAGGTTACGGAATATCCTCCCGGGTCATGCAGCCGGCCATCACCAAGGCGCGAAAAGAAGGCATGAAAGTCGGCCAGATCAAGATGGTCACAGTCTGGCCGTTCCCGGAAAAGCGGATAAGAGAGCTGGCCGGTAAGGTGAAAGCGCTGATTATGGTGGAGATGAACTATGGCCAGGTTTTTCTG
- a CDS encoding 4Fe-4S binding protein: MKFWRIPLDIDQIKIPRGELHIIKERCKGCGFCVEYCPKDVLKLSNEFNAKGYHPPAAVKPEECVNCHLCELLCPDFAIYSLRVEEGQKEVSLESQ; the protein is encoded by the coding sequence ATGAAATTCTGGAGAATCCCCTTAGATATTGACCAGATTAAAATCCCAAGGGGTGAACTTCATATCATAAAAGAACGATGCAAGGGGTGCGGTTTCTGTGTCGAATACTGCCCCAAAGATGTTCTGAAACTTTCGAATGAATTCAATGCCAAGGGGTATCATCCTCCGGCCGCGGTAAAACCGGAGGAGTGTGTCAACTGCCACCTTTGCGAGTTGCTTTGCCCGGATTTTGCCATTTACAGTCTGCGGGTCGAGGAGGGACAGAAGGAGGTTTCGCTTGAAAGCCAATAA